A portion of the Scleropages formosus chromosome 15, fSclFor1.1, whole genome shotgun sequence genome contains these proteins:
- the LOC114912333 gene encoding connector enhancer of kinase suppressor of ras 2 isoform X1 gives MERVACWPPERVSAWLTGLDASLQQQYPFEEWRLSGEELLKVSYLELEKLGVRKIGHQEIILEAVEKLCSLTYSMGGETLRAVTEKLRSVTHSLQMSTQGRWRVNSYNGQSAPKLPVGELQAVLDVLTAAKGLFSFLNRYHFTALSDYVTSHDIITHCQALGAVVQKEATVYEKEKDIISICRRLVAVCDDILSNTPEFLLDHTAHLESVHLVPVSPGEQLGIEITSTGSNEHYITGTSSESLAESSEGVLVGDEVIQVNGQIVLGWSRANLVRKLQENPDGVTLVLKKVPVSKHQEKPRVTISPEKEKEQRDRGSVLERVAASVRSLSFRTAVQGGEAKQPMRGEELELAFDSTRPDLQGKISFSEPEQEDTSNAGGFTASLPEASVGTGRASVSSCPEMVGHKEESDSGKANTKGTRTAMSRRRVSCRELGRPDCDGWLWKKRKDSGVFLAQKWQRFWFVLKGPTLYWYKSEQEEKAEGLVKIPSYSIESAGEHKRKYVFKMCHERFQTFIFAADNVSDMSKWINSLIAAIQKYKKLHKDPPGSEEECYSETEPEDEGSHSPRSHRSKVDSKTQSNTLPRFKGKKNKEPVGSGGGLSTSGGSKVPGAAEDEMDILFQRLKQDGVSPIGHEQPITHDHFRRSFIRRNKNPVINEKAHALRALQSTLKAKEAELQVINKVLEDTNLTSEKFRRWKNHNEDLFQEIERQALARARHELQTQVCREEVAMETGAVSDGVSRLSLSDGEQLVDAEDSGSSALESEAELSASTHTAAVGTAPTEYFYI, from the exons ACGTACAGCATGGGTGGGGAGACCCTGCGCGCCGTGACCGAGAAGCTGCGCTCGGTGACGCACTCGCTGCAGATGAGCACCCAGGGCCGCTGGAGGGTGAACAGCTACAACGGGCAGAGCGCCCCCAAGCTGCCGGTCGGAGAACTGCAGGCCGTGCTCGATGTGCTCACGGCCGCCAAGGGGCTCTTCTCATTTCTCAACCG GTACCACTTTACTGCGCTGAGTGACTACGTGACAAGTCATGACATCATCACTCACTGCCAGGCGctgggtgctgtggtgcagaag GAGGCCACGGTGTATGAGAAAGAGAAGGACATCATCTCCATT TGCCGGCGCCTCGTGGCTGTGTGTGACGACATCCTGAGCAACACTCCGGAATTCCTCCTCGACCACACGGCCCACCTGGAGAGCGTGCACCTGGTGCCCGTTTCGCCTGGCGAGCAGCTG GGGATTGAAATCACGTCAACGGGGTCCAACGAGCACTACATCACAGGCACGAGCAGCGAG TCACTAGCCGAATCCAGCGAGGGAGTCCTGGTCGGGGACGAGGTGATCCAAGTCAACGGTCAGATAGTG TTGGGCTGGAGCAGGGCGAACCTGGTGCGAAAGCTTCAGGAGAACCCCGACGGAGTCACCCTGGTCCTGAAGAAGGTCCCAGTGTCCAAACATCAGGAGAAGCCCCGTGTGACCATTTCCCCTGAG AAGGAAAAGGAGCAGAGGGACAGGGGTTCCGTGCTCGAGAGGGTCGCGGCCTCCGTGCGATCTCTGTCTTTCAG GACCGCGGTACAGGGAGGGGAGGCCAAGCAGCCCATGAGGGGGGAGGAGTTGGAACTGGCTTTCGACAGCACTCGTCCCGACCTCCAGGGGAAAATCTCCTTCTCAG AGCCTGAGCAGGAGGACACCTCCAACGCCGGAGGCTTCACCGCTTCCCTGCCAGAGGCCTCGGTGGGGACGGGACGGGCGAGCGTCAGCTCCTGCCCCGAGATGGTTGGACACAAG GAGGAAAGCGACTCAGGGAAGGCGAACACTAAAG GCACACGCACGGCCATGAGTCGGCGCCGCGTCTCGTGCCGTGAGCTCGGCCGGCCCGACTGCGACGGGTGGCtgtggaagaagaggaaggacagCGGCGTCTTCCTGGCCCAGAAGTGGCAGCGGTTCTGGTTCGTCCTGAAGGGTCCCACCCTCTACTGGTACAAGAGCGAGCAG GAGGAGAAGGCGGAGGGTCTGGTGAAGATTCCCAGTTACAGCATCGAGAGCGCCGGAGAACACAAGAGGAAGTA TGTGTTCAAAATGTGCCACGAACGCTTCCAGACGTTCATCTTTGCTGCTGACAACGTGAGCGACATGAGCAA GTGGATCAATAGTTTAATTGCAGCCATCCAGAAGTACAAGAAGCTCCACAAGGATCCCCCTGGCAGTGAGGAGG AGTGCTACAGTGAAACGGAACCTGAGGACGAGGGCTCCCATTCCCCGCGCTCGCACAGGAGCAAGGTGGATTCT AAAACGCAGAGCAACACACTGCCTCGGTTCAAGGGGAAGAAGAACAAGGAGCCAGTGGGGAGTGGAGGAGGTCTTTCCACATCAGGGGGGAGCAAAGTTCCAG GGGCAGCAGAGGATGAGATGGACATTCTTTTCCAGCGGCTGAAGCAGGACGGTGTGTCTCCAATTGGCCACGAGCAGCCAATTACCCACGACCACTTCCGCAGATCCTTCATCCGGCGCAACAAGAACCCAGTCATCAACGAGAAGGCCCACGCTCTCCGAGCACTGCAGAGCACACTCAAG gccAAAGAGGCGGAGCTCCAGGTGATCAACAAGGTCCTAGAGGACACAAATCTGACCTCTGAGAAGTTCCGCCGGTGGAAGAACCATAACGAGGACCTGTTCCAGGAAATCGAGAGGCAAGCACTGGCAAGAGCCCGGCACGAGCTTCAGACGCAGGTGTGCAGGGAGgaggttgccatggagacgggTGCCGTGAGCGACGGGGTCAGCAGACTGAGTCTGAGTGACGGGGAGCAGCTGGTGGACGCAGAGGACAGTGGAAGCTCTGCCCTGGAATCGGAAGCTGAACTCTCAGCATCGACGCACACGGCTGCTGTGGGCACTGCGCCAACCGAGTACTTCTACATCTGA
- the LOC114912333 gene encoding CNK3/IPCEF1 fusion protein isoform X2, with the protein MERVACWPPERVSAWLTGLDASLQQQYPFEEWRLSGEELLKVSYLELEKLGVRKIGHQEIILEAVEKLCSLTYSMGGETLRAVTEKLRSVTHSLQMSTQGRWRVNSYNGQSAPKLPVGELQAVLDVLTAAKGLFSFLNRYHFTALSDYVTSHDIITHCQALGAVVQKEATVYEKEKDIISICRRLVAVCDDILSNTPEFLLDHTAHLESVHLVPVSPGEQLGIEITSTGSNEHYITGTSSESLAESSEGVLVGDEVIQVNGQIVLGWSRANLVRKLQENPDGVTLVLKKVPVSKHQEKPRVTISPEKEKEQRDRGSVLERVAASVRSLSFRTAVQGGEAKQPMRGEELELAFDSTRPDLQGKISFSEPEQEDTSNAGGFTASLPEASVGTGRASVSSCPEMVGHKEESDSGKANTKGTRTAMSRRRVSCRELGRPDCDGWLWKKRKDSGVFLAQKWQRFWFVLKGPTLYWYKSEQEEKAEGLVKIPSYSIESAGEHKRKYVFKMCHERFQTFIFAADNVSDMSKWINSLIAAIQKYKKLHKDPPGSEEECYSETEPEDEGSHSPRSHRSKKTQSNTLPRFKGKKNKEPVGSGGGLSTSGGSKVPGAAEDEMDILFQRLKQDGVSPIGHEQPITHDHFRRSFIRRNKNPVINEKAHALRALQSTLKAKEAELQVINKVLEDTNLTSEKFRRWKNHNEDLFQEIERQALARARHELQTQVCREEVAMETGAVSDGVSRLSLSDGEQLVDAEDSGSSALESEAELSASTHTAAVGTAPTEYFYI; encoded by the exons ACGTACAGCATGGGTGGGGAGACCCTGCGCGCCGTGACCGAGAAGCTGCGCTCGGTGACGCACTCGCTGCAGATGAGCACCCAGGGCCGCTGGAGGGTGAACAGCTACAACGGGCAGAGCGCCCCCAAGCTGCCGGTCGGAGAACTGCAGGCCGTGCTCGATGTGCTCACGGCCGCCAAGGGGCTCTTCTCATTTCTCAACCG GTACCACTTTACTGCGCTGAGTGACTACGTGACAAGTCATGACATCATCACTCACTGCCAGGCGctgggtgctgtggtgcagaag GAGGCCACGGTGTATGAGAAAGAGAAGGACATCATCTCCATT TGCCGGCGCCTCGTGGCTGTGTGTGACGACATCCTGAGCAACACTCCGGAATTCCTCCTCGACCACACGGCCCACCTGGAGAGCGTGCACCTGGTGCCCGTTTCGCCTGGCGAGCAGCTG GGGATTGAAATCACGTCAACGGGGTCCAACGAGCACTACATCACAGGCACGAGCAGCGAG TCACTAGCCGAATCCAGCGAGGGAGTCCTGGTCGGGGACGAGGTGATCCAAGTCAACGGTCAGATAGTG TTGGGCTGGAGCAGGGCGAACCTGGTGCGAAAGCTTCAGGAGAACCCCGACGGAGTCACCCTGGTCCTGAAGAAGGTCCCAGTGTCCAAACATCAGGAGAAGCCCCGTGTGACCATTTCCCCTGAG AAGGAAAAGGAGCAGAGGGACAGGGGTTCCGTGCTCGAGAGGGTCGCGGCCTCCGTGCGATCTCTGTCTTTCAG GACCGCGGTACAGGGAGGGGAGGCCAAGCAGCCCATGAGGGGGGAGGAGTTGGAACTGGCTTTCGACAGCACTCGTCCCGACCTCCAGGGGAAAATCTCCTTCTCAG AGCCTGAGCAGGAGGACACCTCCAACGCCGGAGGCTTCACCGCTTCCCTGCCAGAGGCCTCGGTGGGGACGGGACGGGCGAGCGTCAGCTCCTGCCCCGAGATGGTTGGACACAAG GAGGAAAGCGACTCAGGGAAGGCGAACACTAAAG GCACACGCACGGCCATGAGTCGGCGCCGCGTCTCGTGCCGTGAGCTCGGCCGGCCCGACTGCGACGGGTGGCtgtggaagaagaggaaggacagCGGCGTCTTCCTGGCCCAGAAGTGGCAGCGGTTCTGGTTCGTCCTGAAGGGTCCCACCCTCTACTGGTACAAGAGCGAGCAG GAGGAGAAGGCGGAGGGTCTGGTGAAGATTCCCAGTTACAGCATCGAGAGCGCCGGAGAACACAAGAGGAAGTA TGTGTTCAAAATGTGCCACGAACGCTTCCAGACGTTCATCTTTGCTGCTGACAACGTGAGCGACATGAGCAA GTGGATCAATAGTTTAATTGCAGCCATCCAGAAGTACAAGAAGCTCCACAAGGATCCCCCTGGCAGTGAGGAGG AGTGCTACAGTGAAACGGAACCTGAGGACGAGGGCTCCCATTCCCCGCGCTCGCACAGGAGCAAG AAAACGCAGAGCAACACACTGCCTCGGTTCAAGGGGAAGAAGAACAAGGAGCCAGTGGGGAGTGGAGGAGGTCTTTCCACATCAGGGGGGAGCAAAGTTCCAG GGGCAGCAGAGGATGAGATGGACATTCTTTTCCAGCGGCTGAAGCAGGACGGTGTGTCTCCAATTGGCCACGAGCAGCCAATTACCCACGACCACTTCCGCAGATCCTTCATCCGGCGCAACAAGAACCCAGTCATCAACGAGAAGGCCCACGCTCTCCGAGCACTGCAGAGCACACTCAAG gccAAAGAGGCGGAGCTCCAGGTGATCAACAAGGTCCTAGAGGACACAAATCTGACCTCTGAGAAGTTCCGCCGGTGGAAGAACCATAACGAGGACCTGTTCCAGGAAATCGAGAGGCAAGCACTGGCAAGAGCCCGGCACGAGCTTCAGACGCAGGTGTGCAGGGAGgaggttgccatggagacgggTGCCGTGAGCGACGGGGTCAGCAGACTGAGTCTGAGTGACGGGGAGCAGCTGGTGGACGCAGAGGACAGTGGAAGCTCTGCCCTGGAATCGGAAGCTGAACTCTCAGCATCGACGCACACGGCTGCTGTGGGCACTGCGCCAACCGAGTACTTCTACATCTGA